One stretch of Lacimicrobium alkaliphilum DNA includes these proteins:
- a CDS encoding THxN family PEP-CTERM protein produces MNKLLLNSLAGAAMVASSVASASMVTLWDYDVVTEWVTAGPDAPTFSAGGGSQTVSTSEISWGGVAASERSGLTIDPTVASGSVTTNGLGAQTAEITHTNNSISSSFATLESATLFSSLTLFAAEPNPPYDGSSETASFSSNFSIDFIETPNVAGDCIDGSATVCDDIFVLQAADLISMFSFNGYMYTVQIVAPGLGLLGADACAAAGVAAGCFGLTTQEGGDNNVQFAFNITAQEIPEPASIAVLSMGLLMLGARRFRK; encoded by the coding sequence ATGAATAAATTACTTTTAAACAGTTTGGCTGGCGCGGCAATGGTCGCATCATCCGTCGCCAGTGCATCAATGGTTACATTATGGGATTATGATGTTGTCACTGAGTGGGTAACAGCTGGTCCTGATGCCCCAACCTTCTCTGCCGGCGGTGGTAGCCAGACAGTGTCCACTTCAGAAATAAGCTGGGGTGGCGTAGCGGCGTCAGAAAGAAGCGGATTAACTATTGATCCTACAGTGGCTTCCGGCAGTGTCACCACCAACGGACTAGGTGCACAAACAGCGGAAATCACTCACACAAATAACTCTATTAGCTCTTCTTTTGCCACACTGGAGTCAGCCACTCTTTTCAGTAGCCTGACTCTGTTTGCAGCAGAACCGAACCCTCCTTATGATGGTTCAAGCGAAACCGCTTCATTCAGTTCAAACTTCTCAATCGACTTTATTGAGACTCCAAATGTTGCAGGCGATTGTATAGATGGGTCGGCTACTGTTTGTGATGATATTTTTGTACTGCAAGCTGCAGATTTAATCAGTATGTTCAGCTTTAACGGTTATATGTATACCGTGCAAATCGTAGCTCCAGGTCTTGGCTTGTTAGGCGCTGATGCCTGCGCTGCTGCTGGTGTTGCGGCAGGTTGCTTTGGCCTTACCACTCAGGAAGGTGGTGATAACAACGTACAGTTTGCTTTCAATATCACCGCTCAGGAAATTCCAGAGCCAGCCTCTATCGCAGTGCTGAGTATGGGTCTGCTGATGTTAGGTGCAAGACGCTTTCGCAAGTAA
- a CDS encoding twin-arginine translocation signal domain-containing protein — protein sequence MAEQQKQSQNVNPQHAGSSRRNFIKGVAVSSALITTITSKPVWASQCSISGNLSGNASHHDENEVCTFSAYSPGGWMNGRASGNAGSNPSLWPYTGVSPSTPFSTLFPTDPAQHTMGKNWAPFQGTVGQALGGGSHGWERQCACAWLNAALWQTAMAECEANPNCQIVDDLAQGFYFPLTTYDVQQIYANGKDEVMMADWESAQNID from the coding sequence ATGGCAGAACAACAGAAGCAATCGCAGAACGTTAATCCGCAGCATGCGGGAAGCAGTCGCCGTAACTTTATAAAGGGAGTAGCGGTCAGTTCCGCACTGATTACCACTATTACCAGCAAGCCTGTATGGGCCAGCCAGTGCTCTATTTCCGGTAATCTGTCAGGTAACGCGTCTCATCACGACGAAAATGAAGTGTGCACTTTCTCTGCATACAGCCCGGGCGGCTGGATGAATGGCAGGGCATCAGGAAATGCAGGTTCTAACCCCAGCCTCTGGCCTTACACCGGTGTAAGCCCTTCAACTCCTTTTTCCACTTTGTTCCCGACTGATCCCGCACAACATACTATGGGTAAAAATTGGGCGCCATTTCAGGGTACAGTAGGTCAGGCTTTAGGCGGCGGAAGCCATGGATGGGAGCGTCAATGTGCTTGTGCCTGGCTGAATGCTGCCCTGTGGCAAACGGCTATGGCTGAATGTGAAGCTAATCCAAACTGCCAGATCGTCGATGATCTCGCTCAGGGTTTCTACTTCCCTCTGACAACCTATGATGTTCAGCAAATATACGCCAATGGCAAAGACGAGGTCATGATGGCCGATTGGGAATCTGCTCAGAACATTGACTAA
- a CDS encoding YdcF family protein, which yields MIELLRNTVHFLIQPLNLFFTLLFIALLLKLLFKANKTAWFVLTLASVFLLWCSLPMTSNMMLKPIERRYPVIQADAPVLQQADAILVLGCRHYEDTPRPFADRWHRCSLLRNLQASQMYRYQQKPVYVSGGILKYREQSEAEANKAFFLALGISPEHIVSVPSGTNTKEEAQALASHLRGKTVALVTSASHQLRAKYYLNQQGINVIPVPVEHLSSQSIDWGWPNTTSLERSHRAFYEWAGLAYQYLNRAL from the coding sequence ATGATTGAACTTCTTCGCAATACAGTGCACTTTTTGATTCAGCCTCTGAATCTCTTCTTCACTCTGTTGTTTATTGCACTGCTGTTAAAGCTTCTGTTTAAAGCCAATAAAACCGCATGGTTTGTGCTGACACTGGCCTCTGTATTCTTGCTTTGGTGTAGCCTGCCAATGACTAGCAATATGATGCTGAAACCCATAGAACGCCGATACCCTGTTATTCAGGCCGACGCGCCGGTCTTACAGCAGGCTGATGCTATTCTGGTATTGGGCTGCAGACATTATGAAGATACTCCACGGCCTTTTGCAGACAGATGGCACAGGTGCTCACTACTGCGAAACCTGCAGGCAAGCCAAATGTACCGATACCAGCAGAAACCTGTCTATGTTTCCGGAGGCATACTCAAATATCGTGAACAATCTGAAGCCGAGGCCAACAAGGCATTTTTTCTTGCCTTGGGCATATCGCCTGAGCATATTGTCAGTGTTCCTTCAGGAACCAACACGAAAGAAGAGGCTCAGGCCCTGGCGTCACACCTGCGGGGAAAAACTGTTGCTTTGGTCACCTCAGCGAGTCATCAGTTAAGAGCCAAATACTATCTGAATCAGCAAGGTATTAATGTCATTCCAGTGCCTGTTGAGCATCTGAGCAGCCAATCTATTGACTGGGGCTGGCCAAATACGACAAGTCTTGAGCGCAGCCACAGAGCCTTTTACGAATGGGCAGGGCTCGCCTATCAATATCTGAACCGAGCACTTTAA
- a CDS encoding nucleotidyltransferase family protein gives MSLLLETLKDISIVEKFNDNDWQTILSQARMANLSGRLACMLLDSQYQGTIPGFARWPLVSEQKVAQRQIQQAKCELHSLSRLLNQRCQRWVLLKGAAYIAHDLDVAKGRRFSDIDILVDKPSLKRVEFSLLGDGWQRTLVDDYDDRYYRQWMHEIPPLKHSETRTVLDVHHNILPLTNRDCPQPERFKTQKVELENVGDLLTLTPEDLVIHSACHLFTESEFHNGLRDLSDLDILLRHFGSMESDFVDRLKSRADVLGLKGYLELAFYYCNTLFDTPIRRTLKRPGLILDFSFRYIFTPNHKSSRTWKRHIAATILYWRGHMLRMPLKLLIPHLLRKSLSRLYQQKTA, from the coding sequence ATGAGCCTGTTACTTGAGACTCTGAAAGATATCAGTATCGTCGAGAAATTTAACGATAATGACTGGCAGACAATTCTCAGTCAGGCGCGCATGGCCAACCTGTCAGGCCGACTGGCCTGCATGCTGCTAGACAGTCAATATCAGGGAACAATACCCGGTTTTGCCAGGTGGCCACTGGTTTCCGAGCAGAAAGTTGCACAGCGACAAATCCAACAGGCAAAGTGTGAACTTCACTCACTCAGCAGGTTACTTAATCAGCGTTGCCAAAGGTGGGTGCTGCTTAAAGGCGCCGCGTATATCGCTCATGACCTGGACGTTGCCAAAGGTCGGCGCTTTTCTGACATCGACATTCTGGTTGATAAACCCAGTCTTAAACGGGTTGAATTCAGTCTGCTTGGTGACGGCTGGCAACGCACCCTTGTAGATGATTATGACGATCGCTATTACCGACAGTGGATGCATGAAATCCCGCCGCTGAAACATAGTGAAACCCGAACTGTACTGGATGTGCATCATAATATTCTGCCACTGACCAACAGGGACTGCCCTCAGCCAGAGCGCTTTAAAACACAAAAGGTTGAGCTTGAAAATGTCGGAGATTTACTGACTCTTACCCCCGAAGATCTGGTAATCCATAGTGCCTGCCACCTGTTTACCGAAAGTGAATTCCATAACGGACTGAGGGATCTTTCAGACCTGGATATTCTGCTCCGGCATTTCGGCAGTATGGAAAGTGATTTTGTTGACAGATTGAAAAGCAGAGCTGATGTGCTGGGACTGAAAGGTTATCTTGAGCTGGCCTTTTACTACTGCAATACGCTTTTTGATACTCCAATAAGGCGGACCTTAAAACGCCCCGGGTTGATACTGGATTTTAGCTTCCGGTATATATTTACACCCAACCACAAAAGCTCCAGAACCTGGAAGCGCCATATCGCCGCCACGATCCTTTACTGGCGGGGTCACATGCTGCGTATGCCGCTCAAACTTTTAATTCCTCATTTACTCAGAAAGTCATTATCCAGGTTGTATCAACAGAAAACGGCTTAA
- a CDS encoding patatin-like phospholipase family protein — protein MTDNTDNLPQEIIPIFSGGGTRLPAHIGILAALKDLGIGFKHLVGVSGGSIVTALYSTGMSLSEIHQLALETNFRQFRGFSLIRLLRDGGLSSGDKFEHWMDRKLSGKTFEQLEIDLHIVATDVNGGGPVIFNRVTSPTMRVSQAVRFSMSIPLLFSFKSYKEHLLVDGAILSEDALFRDWAGDGTPSVCFRLKSNNEYKPLVKRSWVPLTQYILLLIRTFMTALSREYVNASYWHSTVVINTGALSAVDFDMTAAQKDTLYALGYDTAKAILPTKISPLLKSQR, from the coding sequence ATGACCGACAATACCGACAACCTTCCACAGGAAATCATCCCGATTTTTTCAGGCGGAGGCACCAGGCTGCCCGCTCATATTGGCATTCTGGCAGCACTTAAAGATCTGGGAATTGGTTTTAAGCATCTGGTAGGTGTGTCCGGAGGCTCTATTGTTACGGCGCTTTACAGCACTGGTATGTCATTATCGGAGATTCATCAGTTGGCACTGGAAACCAACTTCCGGCAGTTCAGAGGGTTTTCCTTGATCCGTCTGCTAAGGGACGGAGGCCTGAGCTCGGGAGATAAATTTGAGCACTGGATGGACAGGAAGCTGAGTGGAAAAACCTTCGAACAACTGGAGATTGACTTACACATAGTGGCAACAGACGTCAATGGTGGTGGCCCGGTGATTTTCAACCGGGTAACCTCACCAACCATGCGGGTGTCTCAGGCTGTAAGGTTCTCCATGTCGATTCCGCTGCTTTTCAGCTTTAAATCCTATAAGGAACATTTACTGGTGGACGGGGCAATCTTGTCAGAGGATGCGCTTTTTCGTGACTGGGCTGGAGATGGCACGCCTTCTGTTTGCTTCCGGCTAAAAAGTAACAATGAATATAAGCCACTCGTAAAGCGCTCCTGGGTTCCACTGACTCAGTACATTCTGTTGCTTATACGTACCTTTATGACTGCGCTATCAAGAGAGTATGTCAATGCCAGCTATTGGCACAGTACGGTAGTGATCAATACCGGCGCCCTCTCTGCAGTTGATTTTGATATGACTGCAGCGCAGAAAGATACCCTTTACGCATTAGGTTATGACACAGCCAAAGCCATTCTGCCAACCAAGATATCCCCTCTATTGAAAAGCCAAAGGTAA
- a CDS encoding HprK-related kinase A, with protein MYNHRLAIGPFSFSLSTNLSSVSRQIQQLYAHHLSYPCPSYTDFDVQVKTPLSHRRWFRPQVEFFMDEINPFKPLPRDQAYPMLEWGMNWCIANHAHHLFIVHAGVIEKNGKVIMMPATQGSGKSTLTAAMMLSGWRLFSDELALLSLQSEEVLPLARPINIKNDAIDILKHHFSQAEFGDIAHDTLKGTVALMKPSQESVTSMHQSSPLHCIVFPKYKAGSNASLSPLSAPEGFQRLIDNSFNYNVLGVEGFHKIADILQQTPCFEFEYSRFEDASETLENLVQNS; from the coding sequence TTGTATAATCACCGTCTTGCCATAGGTCCTTTCTCCTTTTCCCTGTCTACTAATCTCAGTTCCGTGAGCCGGCAAATACAGCAACTTTATGCACATCATCTGAGTTATCCCTGCCCCTCATATACAGACTTCGATGTACAGGTAAAGACGCCTCTCAGTCACCGCCGTTGGTTTCGCCCCCAGGTTGAATTCTTTATGGATGAAATCAATCCTTTTAAGCCATTGCCCAGGGATCAGGCCTACCCCATGCTGGAATGGGGGATGAACTGGTGTATTGCCAACCATGCGCACCATTTATTTATAGTGCATGCCGGCGTCATAGAGAAAAATGGCAAGGTTATCATGATGCCTGCCACTCAGGGCTCAGGAAAAAGCACGCTGACTGCAGCGATGATGCTCTCCGGCTGGCGTTTATTTTCGGATGAACTGGCTCTGCTCTCTCTGCAGAGCGAGGAAGTGTTACCTCTGGCACGACCTATCAATATTAAGAATGACGCTATTGATATTTTAAAACATCATTTCAGCCAGGCTGAGTTTGGTGATATCGCCCATGACACGCTCAAAGGCACGGTAGCACTGATGAAACCAAGCCAGGAGAGTGTTACCAGCATGCACCAGAGTTCACCTTTGCACTGCATTGTGTTTCCGAAATATAAAGCCGGCAGTAATGCCAGTCTGTCGCCGCTATCAGCACCCGAGGGCTTTCAGAGACTGATCGACAATAGCTTTAATTATAATGTACTCGGGGTGGAAGGCTTTCATAAAATTGCAGACATTTTACAGCAAACTCCCTGCTTTGAATTTGAGTACAGCCGCTTCGAAGATGCCTCAGAAACTCTTGAAAATCTGGTGCAGAATTCATGA
- the prsR gene encoding PEP-CTERM-box response regulator transcription factor, whose product MEKILVVDDDIGIQKQLKWSFSGYEVIFADDRQSAIAQLRRFEPKVVTLDLGLPPDPANASEGLQALAEILSIAPQTKVIVVTGNNDKDNALKAVELGAYDFYQKPIDSDTIKILVSRALNLYNLELENRQLAQSQPAMGKIIGNSDSIQQASRRAEKIAQTDISALLLGESGTGKEVFARSIHDHSGRRNKPFIAINCASIPENLLESELFGYEKGAFTGANKTTPGKIETAQGGTLFLDEIGDMPIGLQAKMLRFLQERVIERVGGRNEIAVDVRVICATHRDLSAMVQEQSFREDLFYRVSEITINIPPLRERGSDVILLARTFLNDYKEEYNSKVKGFSEAAVDAMLKHRWPGNIRELQNKLKSAVIMAEGNVIQTDDLGLFSDGEESGMQTLNLREVREEAESKAIRQAWYLAGQNMSRTAELLGITRPTLYSLIDKYRLEDIKPAS is encoded by the coding sequence ATGGAAAAAATACTGGTTGTTGACGATGACATTGGAATTCAGAAGCAACTGAAGTGGAGCTTCAGTGGCTACGAAGTGATTTTTGCTGATGATCGCCAGTCCGCCATAGCCCAACTCAGACGTTTTGAGCCAAAAGTGGTGACCCTGGATCTGGGATTACCGCCGGATCCGGCCAATGCGTCAGAAGGGTTGCAGGCGCTGGCAGAAATTCTCAGCATTGCGCCACAGACCAAAGTAATAGTGGTAACCGGCAACAACGATAAAGATAACGCTCTGAAAGCCGTAGAACTTGGGGCTTATGACTTTTATCAGAAACCCATTGACTCGGATACCATCAAGATTCTGGTCAGTCGGGCGCTGAATCTGTACAACCTTGAACTGGAAAACCGTCAGCTTGCCCAGTCACAACCTGCTATGGGCAAAATCATTGGCAATAGTGACAGTATTCAGCAGGCCAGCCGCCGCGCCGAGAAAATAGCCCAGACTGATATCAGCGCACTGTTACTCGGAGAGAGTGGCACAGGTAAAGAAGTATTTGCACGCTCTATCCACGACCACAGTGGGCGTCGCAACAAGCCGTTTATCGCTATCAACTGTGCCTCTATTCCGGAAAATCTGCTCGAAAGTGAACTCTTTGGTTACGAGAAAGGCGCCTTTACCGGGGCAAACAAAACCACACCGGGTAAAATCGAAACGGCTCAGGGCGGTACCCTGTTCTTGGATGAGATTGGCGACATGCCAATAGGTTTGCAGGCAAAAATGCTGCGATTCCTGCAGGAAAGGGTGATAGAGCGGGTTGGCGGGCGCAATGAAATTGCCGTGGACGTGCGGGTGATCTGCGCCACGCACAGAGATCTCTCTGCTATGGTGCAGGAACAAAGTTTCCGGGAAGACTTATTCTACCGCGTCAGTGAAATCACCATTAATATACCGCCGCTCAGGGAGCGTGGCAGCGACGTTATTCTGCTCGCCAGAACCTTTCTCAATGACTACAAGGAAGAGTATAACTCCAAGGTTAAGGGGTTCAGTGAAGCCGCCGTGGACGCCATGCTCAAACATCGCTGGCCGGGTAATATCCGAGAACTGCAAAACAAACTTAAATCAGCCGTGATCATGGCCGAGGGTAATGTGATCCAGACCGATGATTTGGGGTTGTTCTCCGATGGTGAAGAGTCAGGCATGCAAACCCTGAATCTGCGTGAGGTACGTGAAGAAGCCGAGAGTAAGGCCATACGTCAGGCGTGGTATCTGGCCGGGCAGAATATGTCCCGCACTGCTGAGTTATTGGGGATCACCAGGCCGACATTGTATTCACTGATCGATAAATATCGTCTCGAGGATATCAAGCCGGCAAGCTGA
- the prsK gene encoding XrtA/PEP-CTERM system histidine kinase PrsK, with protein MFAAGYALTLAGNLLLLLLLFTVKKPGLAKRLLLLAVVVNMLWALANLGFAVELLKPHWMMQAEGLRGLLWLLFTCSVLKQDLVRLRELMLQPVTMMVIVLPAVAIALPWLLAIELKWLFLLHTVIALVVLILLETLYRQSGEQRWHYKPLVIYLGATSLYDFVMFADATMVNQMDPLYWSARGYIYALLLPALVVGIRRIKHWGIEIFISRDVVLHSTLLLAAGGYLFVMAVAGYAIRYFGGDWSGPVQLVLLFLSLTLLAVLLLSNSFRARVKVFITKHFFANQYDYREEWLKLSKTLNASEKSLPKVFEKGLRCFLQAINYDRGLLLKCKGQQLDVISATGSQPLTEVEKEVLQQLQMFLRQKHWLVDIEELRYKPFLYEGLKINHAILNQCRFQLVVPIYQDEQLWGMALMHTSQTDRIRLDWELRDYLSAVTAQVANYLFHYEAAQELAENAQFAAFNRMSAFVLHDLKNVLAQIDLILCNAEQHKDNPEFIEDTFETLQHTKTRMDRMLRQLTEKKESQPSTTKTTDLLQLTDKVIQQRCHQYQPAPVVQKLADISLPVDEEKLCNVLYHLISNAQQATADDGMVTVRVGMAQEPGFALIEIEDNGCGMSADFIANRLFKPFDTTKGNAGMGIGAYDAKNYIEKIGGRLEVSSTEGQGATFSLFLPIA; from the coding sequence ATGTTTGCTGCCGGATATGCGCTGACCTTAGCAGGAAATCTGCTGCTACTGCTACTGCTTTTTACCGTTAAAAAGCCGGGCCTGGCCAAGCGACTACTGCTGTTGGCGGTAGTGGTCAATATGTTGTGGGCGCTGGCCAATCTCGGGTTTGCGGTAGAGCTGCTGAAGCCTCACTGGATGATGCAGGCTGAAGGACTCAGAGGCTTACTCTGGCTGTTATTTACCTGCTCGGTATTAAAGCAGGATCTGGTTCGCTTAAGGGAGTTAATGCTGCAGCCTGTGACCATGATGGTCATCGTACTGCCTGCAGTGGCCATCGCATTACCCTGGCTGTTGGCGATTGAACTGAAGTGGTTGTTCCTGTTACATACTGTCATTGCTCTGGTGGTACTGATTCTGCTCGAAACCCTTTATCGTCAGTCAGGGGAACAGCGATGGCATTATAAGCCATTGGTGATCTACCTTGGCGCCACCAGTCTCTATGATTTTGTGATGTTTGCCGACGCGACAATGGTAAACCAGATGGATCCGTTGTACTGGAGTGCCAGGGGATACATTTATGCGCTGTTATTGCCGGCTCTGGTGGTGGGGATCCGGCGGATCAAACATTGGGGCATAGAGATCTTTATCTCCAGAGATGTCGTGTTGCACAGTACTTTGTTGCTGGCAGCAGGTGGTTATCTGTTTGTTATGGCCGTGGCCGGTTATGCGATACGTTACTTTGGTGGTGACTGGAGCGGTCCGGTACAACTGGTATTGCTGTTCTTGTCTTTAACTTTGTTAGCTGTACTGCTGTTATCGAACAGTTTTCGAGCCAGAGTTAAGGTATTTATTACCAAACACTTTTTTGCTAATCAGTACGATTACAGAGAAGAGTGGCTGAAACTCTCCAAGACGCTGAATGCCAGTGAGAAAAGTCTGCCAAAGGTGTTCGAGAAAGGCCTGCGTTGTTTTTTGCAGGCGATAAATTATGACCGGGGCTTGCTTTTGAAATGTAAGGGACAGCAACTGGACGTCATCAGCGCCACTGGCTCGCAACCCTTAACAGAGGTTGAAAAAGAAGTACTGCAACAGCTCCAGATGTTTTTAAGGCAAAAGCACTGGCTGGTGGATATTGAGGAACTGCGTTATAAACCCTTTCTCTATGAGGGTTTAAAGATTAATCATGCCATATTGAATCAGTGCCGTTTTCAGCTGGTTGTTCCCATTTATCAGGATGAACAGCTCTGGGGTATGGCACTGATGCACACCAGCCAGACTGACAGGATCCGTCTTGACTGGGAGCTGAGAGATTATCTGAGTGCGGTAACCGCTCAGGTGGCCAATTATCTGTTTCATTATGAGGCGGCTCAGGAGCTAGCGGAGAATGCCCAGTTTGCGGCGTTTAACCGTATGTCAGCTTTTGTATTGCATGACCTTAAAAATGTGTTGGCTCAGATCGATCTGATTTTATGTAATGCTGAGCAACATAAAGATAATCCGGAGTTTATTGAGGATACCTTTGAAACACTGCAGCATACCAAAACCCGTATGGACAGAATGTTAAGGCAACTGACAGAGAAGAAGGAATCGCAGCCCAGCACTACAAAAACCACTGACTTGCTGCAGCTTACGGATAAAGTTATACAGCAGCGGTGCCATCAGTATCAGCCTGCACCGGTGGTGCAGAAACTGGCCGATATCAGTTTACCCGTGGATGAGGAAAAGCTCTGCAATGTACTGTATCACCTGATCAGTAATGCCCAGCAAGCCACTGCAGATGACGGTATGGTAACGGTGAGAGTGGGGATGGCTCAGGAACCGGGTTTTGCACTGATTGAGATTGAAGACAACGGCTGTGGCATGAGTGCGGATTTTATTGCCAATCGTTTGTTTAAGCCCTTTGATACGACAAAAGGGAATGCCGGGATGGGTATCGGCGCTTATGATGCCAAAAATTATATCGAGAAGATCGGTGGGCGTCTCGAGGTAAGTAGTACCGAAGGGCAGGGGGCCACTTTTAGTTTGTTTTTACCCATCGCTTAG
- a CDS encoding PEP-CTERM/exosortase system-associated acyltransferase, translating to MPFIGPVARVALKFFANREAGNISAHFARYLRPRYAGSEALQATSFRMRHQVYCEELKFEPQRASGLETDDFDPHSYHCVIEHKPSGKFAGTVRIVYSKSADELLPIEKYCSEAISCDENAPWDFPRTEICEISRLAVPEQFRRRQMDKFKGAATGVINEESYSEAELRCFPFIAVGLYMAAASIALEQGINHCFVMMEPRLARSLRLVGIPFKQIGPVVDYHGERAPYYINRQVLLDSLPPGFKKLLHYVQHEISSQLQDAPIDTSAEKTNTRYSIEKKVPSFNLAY from the coding sequence ATGCCCTTTATCGGGCCTGTAGCAAGGGTTGCATTAAAATTCTTTGCCAATCGGGAAGCGGGAAATATTTCTGCGCATTTTGCCAGGTATCTTCGCCCCCGATATGCAGGCTCTGAGGCGTTGCAGGCAACGTCTTTCAGGATGCGTCATCAGGTTTACTGCGAAGAACTGAAGTTTGAGCCACAGAGAGCCTCGGGTCTGGAAACTGATGATTTTGACCCTCACTCCTATCACTGTGTTATTGAACATAAGCCTTCCGGGAAATTTGCCGGTACTGTTCGCATTGTTTATTCAAAATCCGCAGATGAACTGTTGCCGATTGAAAAATATTGTTCTGAAGCGATAAGTTGTGATGAAAATGCTCCCTGGGACTTCCCTCGCACGGAGATCTGCGAGATATCAAGACTTGCAGTGCCAGAACAGTTCAGACGACGTCAGATGGATAAATTCAAGGGTGCTGCGACTGGTGTGATTAACGAAGAAAGTTATTCGGAAGCCGAGCTGCGCTGCTTCCCTTTTATAGCTGTAGGACTTTATATGGCTGCAGCCTCAATTGCTTTGGAACAAGGTATAAATCACTGCTTTGTGATGATGGAGCCCAGATTAGCAAGAAGTTTGCGCCTGGTCGGAATTCCATTCAAGCAGATAGGTCCTGTCGTGGATTATCATGGTGAAAGAGCACCTTATTATATTAACCGGCAGGTGCTACTTGATAGTCTTCCTCCTGGTTTTAAGAAGCTGTTACATTATGTTCAGCATGAAATCTCATCACAATTGCAGGATGCTCCAATTGATACCTCGGCCGAGAAAACAAATACCCGCTACAGTATCGAAAAGAAAGTCCCCTCATTTAACCTTGCTTATTAA
- a CDS encoding S1 family peptidase: MFKIISLVVLSVISLHLQAQSFESVVSKVKGSVVGIGVHDPLGAPKNTLQGTGFAVGDGKHIVTNFHVVERALDAESMQKRVVFVGQGERPDVLEAEIVITDPAHDLAVLKINKKVAPFKLAETKRLPDGREVAFTGFPIGAVLGLYPATHRGYIAASTPVVTPSANAQQLSIEMIKRMKEPFVVYQLDATAYPGNSGSPVYDVKTGEIVAIINKVFVTQSKESALSAPSGISYAIPVEYLQRLLQELND, encoded by the coding sequence ATGTTTAAAATCATTTCTCTGGTAGTACTCAGTGTTATTAGTTTACACCTTCAGGCACAAAGTTTTGAGTCAGTGGTATCGAAGGTAAAAGGATCGGTGGTCGGGATTGGTGTGCATGATCCGCTAGGGGCTCCTAAAAACACCTTACAAGGTACCGGCTTTGCGGTTGGGGATGGTAAGCATATCGTCACCAATTTCCATGTGGTGGAGCGCGCACTGGATGCAGAATCGATGCAAAAGCGCGTGGTATTCGTTGGCCAGGGCGAGCGTCCGGATGTGCTGGAAGCTGAAATTGTGATTACAGACCCGGCTCACGATCTGGCTGTGCTGAAGATAAATAAAAAGGTGGCTCCTTTTAAGCTGGCTGAAACTAAACGCTTGCCGGATGGCAGAGAAGTGGCTTTTACAGGCTTTCCGATAGGTGCGGTACTTGGACTTTACCCTGCCACTCACAGGGGGTATATTGCAGCCAGTACGCCAGTGGTAACACCAAGTGCCAATGCACAACAGCTCAGCATTGAGATGATCAAGCGAATGAAAGAACCCTTTGTGGTTTATCAGTTAGATGCTACGGCTTATCCGGGTAACAGTGGTAGTCCGGTTTATGATGTTAAAACCGGGGAAATTGTTGCCATTATCAATAAGGTCTTTGTGACGCAAAGTAAGGAATCGGCCCTTTCAGCCCCCAGCGGTATTTCCTATGCGATACCGGTAGAGTATCTGCAGAGGTTGTTGCAGGAGCTCAACGATTAA